Proteins co-encoded in one Brassica oleracea var. oleracea cultivar TO1000 chromosome C4, BOL, whole genome shotgun sequence genomic window:
- the LOC106338789 gene encoding glutathione S-transferase T3-like translates to MYLLSCLRALAMGDDNESSRRQVPEESVKTFADRRKYSPKEDRILIGAWLNTSKDPLVGNEQRAVAFWKRIVDYYNASPQLVGEVPREVTSCRQRWSRINHEVSRFTGCYNQALREQRSGQNDDDVIKAAYDIFFTKYDTKFTLDHCWRELRHEQKWASTYMAKDGGKEKRRPVVDLDGPEENVVGEDEDRPVGVKAAKGASKKKKSGRDEELSKLQGVLELKEKLSRNKLLDHLLAKKEPLSEIETTLKIKLMSEML, encoded by the exons ATGTATCTACTGAGTTGTCTTAGAGCACTTGCAATGGGGGATGACAACGAATCC TCTCGTAGGCAAGTCCCTGAGGAGTCTGTTAAGACCTTTGCAGATAGAAGGAAATATTCACCCAAAGAGGATAGGATCCTTATTGGTGCTTGGCTTAACACCAGTAAGGACCCTCTCGTAGGCAACGAGCAGAGAGCTGTTGCTTTCTGGAAGCGTATTGTAGACTACTACAACGCCAGCCCTCAGCTCGTTGGGGAAGTACCGCGAGAGGTTACTTCTTGTAGGCAGAGGTGGTCTAGGATCAATCATGAAGTATCCAGATTCACTGGTTGCTACAACCAGGCGCTGAGGGAGCAGAGAAGCGGCCAAAATGATGATGATGTGATCAAAGCTGCTTACGACATATTCTTCACCAAGTACGATACCAAGTTCACACTCGATCACTGCTGGAGAGAGCTCAGGCATGAGCAGAAATGGGCCTCCACTTATATGGCTAAGGATGGTGGAAAGGAAAAGCGGAGGCCAGTGGTGGATCTTGACGGACCAGAAGAAAATGTTGTTGGAGAAGATGAGGATAGACCAGTCGGGGTAAAGGCTGCGAAAGGTGCCAGTAAGAAGAAGAAGAGTGGTCGAGATGAGGAGTTGTCTAAGCTACAAGGCGTTTTGGAACTTAAGGAAAAACTGTCTAGAAATAAACTCCTTGATCACTTGCTGGCCAAGAAAGAGCCATTGTCTGAGATCGAAACAACACTAAAAATAAAGCTTATGTCTGAAATGTTATGA
- the LOC106337365 gene encoding zinc-finger homeodomain protein 10 isoform X1: MDMTTHTTITSPPKSPEPEPETPTRIQPAKPISFSNGIIKRHHHPTLLFTYKECLKNHAAALGSHALDGCGEFMPSPSLVSTDPTSLKCAACGCHRNFHRREQGNDSSIPPPPSSVAATIEYQPHHRHHPPPPQLPPHPPPRSPNSSSPPPISSSYMLLSLSGTNNNNLAFSGNNHHHQTGSRKRFRTKFSQFQKEKMHEFADRVGWKMQKRDEDDVREFCRQIGVDKGVLKVWMHNNKNNFNRRDIQFSIAAGATEIHKTDNGGGGILAPIPAGETNNNGGNELHHSVSNGGGGFDSDSGGGGGAHGGNVNGSSSS, translated from the exons ATGGATATGACGACTCATACAACAATAACATCTCCTCCTAAATCACCTGAACCAGAACCCGAAACTCCGACCCGGATCCAACCGGCCAAACCCATTTCCTTCAGCAACGGCATCATCAAACGCCACCACCATCCTACTCTCCTCTTTACTTACAAAGAATGTCTCAAAAACCACGCCGCGGCTTTAGGTAGCCACGCGCTAGACGGTTGCGGCGAATTCATGCCGTCTCCGTCGTTAGTCTCCACCGATCCAACTTCTCTCAAATGCGCAGCTTGTGGTTGCCACCGTAACTTCCACCGCCGTGAACAAGGCAACGACTCCTCAATCCCTCCGCCTCCTTCCTCAGTCGCCGCCACAATTGAGTATCAGCCTCACCACCGTCACCATCCACCACCACCACAATTACCTCCTCATCCTCCTCCTCGCAGCCCTAACTCCTCTTCTCCGCCGCCGATTTCCTCATCTTACATGCTCTTATCTCTCTCCGGGACTAACAACAACAACTTAGCTTTCTCCGGAAACAACCACCACCACCAAACCGGATCTCGTAAGCGGTTCCGAACGAAGTTCAGCCAGTTTCAGAAAGAGAAGATGCACGAGTTCGCCGACCGAGTCGGGTGGAAGATGCAGAAACGCGACGAAGACGATGTCCGAGAATTCTGCCGTCAGATCGGAGTTGACAAAGGCGTTCTCAAAGTCTGGATGCACAACAACAAAAACAACTTCAACCGCCGCGATATCCAATTCT CCATCGCCGCCGGAGCCACCGAGATCCACAAAACAGATAACGGCGGTGGAGGAATCCTCGCTCCGATTCCCGCCGGTGAAACTAACAATAACGGAGGCAACGAGCTTCACCACAGTGTTAGTAACGGCGGAGGAGGGTTTGATAGTGATAGTGGTGGCGGTGGAGGAGCTCACGGCGGTAACGTAAACGGGTCGTCGTCGTCGTGA
- the LOC106337365 gene encoding zinc-finger homeodomain protein 10 isoform X2: protein MDMTTHTTITSPPKSPEPEPETPTRIQPAKPISFSNGIIKRHHHPTLLFTYKECLKNHAAALGSHALDGCGEFMPSPSLVSTDPTSLKCAACGCHRNFHRREQGNDSSIPPPPSSVAATIEYQPHHRHHPPPPQLPPHPPPRSPNSSSPPPISSSYMLLSLSGTNNNNLAFSGNNHHHQTGSRKRFRTKFSQFQKEKMHEFADRVGWKMQKRDEDDVREFCRQIGVDKGVLKVWMHNNKNNFNRRDIQFSIAAGATEIHKTDNGGGGILAPIPAGETNNNGGNELHHSVSNGGGGFDSDSGGGGGAHGGNVNGSSSS, encoded by the exons ATGGATATGACGACTCATACAACAATAACATCTCCTCCTAAATCACCTGAACCAGAACCCGAAACTCCGACCCGGATCCAACCGGCCAAACCCATTTCCTTCAGCAACGGCATCATCAAACGCCACCACCATCCTACTCTCCTCTTTACTTACAAAGAATGTCTCAAAAACCACGCCGCGGCTTTAGGTAGCCACGCGCTAGACGGTTGCGGCGAATTCATGCCGTCTCCGTCGTTAGTCTCCACCGATCCAACTTCTCTCAAATGCGCAGCTTGTGGTTGCCACCGTAACTTCCACCGCCGTGAACAAGGCAACGACTCCTCAATCCCTCCGCCTCCTTCCTCAGTCGCCGCCACAATTGAGTATCAGCCTCACCACCGTCACCATCCACCACCACCACAATTACCTCCTCATCCTCCTCCTCGCAGCCCTAACTCCTCTTCTCCGCCGCCGATTTCCTCATCTTACATGCTCTTATCTCTCTCCGGGACTAACAACAACAACTTAGCTTTCTCCGGAAACAACCACCACCACCAAACCGGATCTCGTAAGCGGTTCCGAACGAAGTTCAGCCAGTTTCAGAAAGAGAAGATGCACGAGTTCGCCGACCGAGTCGGGTGGAAGATGCAGAAACGCGACGAAGACGATGTCCGAGAATTCTGCCGTCAGATCGGAGTTGACAAAGGCGTTCTCAAAGTCTGGATGCACAACAACAAAAACAACTTCAACCGCCGCGATATCCAATTCTCCATCGC CGCCGGAGCCACCGAGATCCACAAAACAGATAACGGCGGTGGAGGAATCCTCGCTCCGATTCCCGCCGGTGAAACTAACAATAACGGAGGCAACGAGCTTCACCACAGTGTTAGTAACGGCGGAGGAGGGTTTGATAGTGATAGTGGTGGCGGTGGAGGAGCTCACGGCGGTAACGTAAACGGGTCGTCGTCGTCGTGA
- the LOC106338790 gene encoding uncharacterized protein LOC106338790, whose translation MPLAPTNCSLSQQQTSTLLYRMKAMIKASKRDRKELLSFFVGWRIWKMRNRLLYENKREHIVHVVHSSISNFQLWQEANSSTEDMDTITNKQPSSLQEVIPEEAEYYCLTDASWITPATTAGIGWSLFRKEGTLVTQGSSAILPTETDFQAEAIALCMAVQQLKALSYKRIAFLSDNKQMVNGTNQLSYSGVRAPENCTEAAIIIQDILNLSWGDEFSYHFVPRNFVSIYS comes from the coding sequence ATGCCCTTAGCTCCCACAAACTGCTCTCTATCACAGCAGCAAACCTCTACTTTGCTATACCGTATGAAAGCCATGATCAAAGCATCTAAAAGGGATAGAAAGGAACTTCTTAGCTTCTTTGTTGGATGGAGAATCTGGAAAATGAGAAATAGGTTGCTTTATGAGAATAAAAGAGAACATATTGTCCATGTTGTTCATTCCTCCATCTCAAATTTTCAATTATGGCAGGAGGCGAATAGTTCAACAGAGGATATGGACACTATAACAAATAAGCAACCTAGCTCACTCCAAGAAGTTATTCCAGAAGAAGCAGAATACTATTGCTTGACAGATGCATCTTGGATAACACCGGCAACCACTGCAGGTATAGGGTGGTCCTTATTCAGAAAAGAAGGCACTCTAGTCACCCAAGGTAGCTCTGCAATCTTGCCTACTGAAACAGATTTTCAAGCAGAAGCGATAGCACTGTGTATGGCTGTTCAGCAATTGAAGGCACTTTCCTATAAGAGGATAGCTTTCCTCAGTGATAATAAGCAGATGGTGAATGGAACCAATCAGCTTTCATACTCAGGAGTTAGAGCTCCCGAGAACTGCACTGAAGCAGCTATAATCATACAAGATATTCTCAACTTATCATGGGGTGATGAATTTTCGTACCATTTTGTTCCTAGAAATTTTGTATCTATATATAGCTGA